Within Aspergillus oryzae RIB40 DNA, chromosome 2, the genomic segment GCTTATGAGACTAACCGTTGCAGTTTTGATTTGGACTTTGGAATGGTATGTATATGGTTGAACCACTGTTTGACATGAATGGGTTTACTGAATCGCTGTAGGGTGGTAGACTTGTCGAGTACATGAGAGGTCCCGGCATCCAGCAATTCGTCGATGAGCCCGGAGCAATTACCCTGTTCAAATATGCACATGGCACCGATGTCATCTTCGGGCTATTAGAGAAGAACCCTGAGCAGAAGCAGGCATTTGATGACTACATGGCATCACGCCGAGTGGCCAATTTGCCCCAATGGTTCGAGATATATCCCGCTGTGGAGAAGTTTTCCGATGCCCATCAAGATCCCAACGCTACCTTAATGGTTGATGTTGGCGGAGGGCCAGGCCAGGAGCTGATCCGCTTTAAAGAGAGACACCCGGATATTCCCGGTCGTCTTGTGCTTCAGGACCTGCCGTTAACTCTTCAACGCATTGAGAAATTGCCCGATGGCATTGAGCCGATGGAATACGACTTCTTTACTCCGCAGCCGGTGAAAGGTATGTAAGAAAGTCCACTGATACGACGATTCCGTGGCTGAAGCCAGATTCATAGGAGCTCGTGCATATTTCCTCCGCGATGTGCTGCATAACTGGTCTGATGCCAAGAGCACCCAAATCCTATCGCGGATTGTTGAAGCTATGGACCCTGAGTATTCGACCTTATTGATTGATGATTATGTCCTGCCGGACACTGGGGCGGAACTTAGGGCTGCAGAAATGGACATTCTCATGTGGCTTCACACTGCCGGGTTGGAGCGTACAGTTTCTCAGTGGGAAAGCCTGTTCCGTACTGTTGGCCTAGAACTCGTGAAAATATGGCATTCAGTAAGGGGAAATGAGTCGGTCCTGGAGACTCGGGTCCAGCGGAAGTAGTTGGTTTACTGTTTTGCTATGAGAGCTTGACCATATAGTTAGACAATTTAACCTCCTCAAAAGGCTTTTACACCTCTTCCCATGGTACTGCTATTCGACTATATAAGACACTAACAAACCAAAATACACGCGGTTCCTATCCAATTTGTCAAAGCGAGGACTATAATTGCACGCCATGCGTTTGGCGATAATCTACCTGCCCATCTGGATAGCTACCAAGCTGACAGGGTTACATAGACATCAGTCGAGACACTTGTGATCAGTACGACGAGGACCAAAGCCACCCAAATGTGTGAATCTATTAACGGCACATACCTATTTGATCCGATGATCGCCGTGTGTTAGCAATGCTTATCATCTCGAATACGATTGGCCGTACAGGCGACAGATAACCTTGATTAATGCACTGCCATGTCAtgactttctttgtctaCATATCCCAGCTTTCTGGGTATCCTCACAGCGGTGACAGGCCGGGCACCCATTTCACAGGCGTAGCGCAGTGCCTTTCGTACGTGAATGTCGAAGCTGGATTATTTACATCATGCCTCGTTTTTTCGTAAAGCCTTGGACCCACGCTTTCGGGCCTAATCGAGAATCAACTTTTGGGGTGTTCCGTAAGTATGCTGAGACCACAGCTTGTAGCTCTTTATTATTGCAATTCTTCTTGAATTCACACAGTATATCGCGTATCCAGTCTGGGTTTGGACAGGAGCTTAGGATAAGAGCTACAGTGTCCGGGTCTTGAGTGCGAACCTCAAGCAGGGTATGTGCGGCGGCAAAatgtggtggaagaggggTACACCCCAGTGCCGCAAGGAGCAAGGCAACATACGCAGCTTGGCCTGGGTGATTCTGCTCGAGCTGATATCGGACGAAGGGAAGGATCTTCAACCGCACGCAGAGTGCGTCGAATGTGTAGTCGATCCCTAGCGTGCAAGGCCATCTCTCTGCACGACGTGGAACGCGCCCATTCAGCGCACACTGATCTCCGGGTGTTGTGGCTGTCCAAATTGCCCGCGAGGACCTGTCTAGCTCCATCAACAAAAGGACCTGGTTGTGTTGTTCACCTGTTGCACTTTGTAACATGGCTCGCACAGAGTGCTCTAGGCATCCGATCGCTGGTATCCAGAACTCTTCTGTTCCCATTCTACTCGATTTCAGGGTCTTGAGGTGGCGGAGATAAGCCGAAGCCAGGGTATAGTTGGCGTCGAAGCGGGCGTTGCTGCCGGCTGTGATGCGAACCCATACCTTGGGGGAGTGCAGGAAATCCTTCGCAGTGCGGTGAAGGTATTGGATTGTGCCCTTGGGTGAAGACGGAGCCTCAAGAAGGCCCTTAGACCGGCTGTTGAGACGACGCCGCGCCTCCTCGTGGAAATCGATTACCTGGTCGGGGCCCAGGGGTCGAATAGGATCTGTGAGTGCATTCTCCACGGCCTCGTCGGTATAGTAGAATGTCAGTAAGTTCAATGGCTGGTATGCATGTCTGACTAGTTGCATCAGGTGGCACAGAGATTCAAAATAGAACGCATCTACAGTATTCAGTAACTTCTCAAAAAGTTGCTCCAGATCTGATGGCAAGGCAGCCAGCCTCTTGCGAAGATCTGCTATGCTGTCACCGTTCTGGATCCCCGCGAGAAGCGACCCCACGACTAAGTACACCCAGAGAAAAACGCCGGAGGCCTTATCGACCACGGCGGTCTCAAGGTCACGCGCTCTATCCGGTTCACGCTGCAGGAGGTTAACGAACCGTCGGTTCTGCCGACAGCGCTCAGAAACATAGAGCCGAATATCGCCGTACGTTAGTTGTTCCAGTCGAAGACTCGGAGATTGCTCGAATGCATCCTGAAAGAGATTCCATGGACGGCTAGCAACACAGAGTTTAACGTTATCCTTTTCGGCAATGCGTCCCACGAACTCAACTAGAACCTGGGGGTTTCCGTCAAACTCGTCCAGGCCGTCGAGGAAGAACGCAAATCGAAACAGCTCCTCGGAGATGATCATTTCAAGCGCCTGTTGTAACTCGGCAATAGTCCAGTCATGTAAGCCTCGACGTAGATGGTTGTATCTCTGCCATCTCTCAGAAAACACTTGTCGTATATATTGACGATGTTCATGCAGTACCTGAAACAACAGCGACTGGAGAAGGCCCCTTTGTGACATTTGATTGACAGTTCCAGAAttccagaaaaagaacccacCCATGATAAGAGGCTGGGAGCCGGCCCATCTTTTGAGGTATCCTCGTGTTCGCGGTTCATTGTACAAGAACTTCATGAGTGTTGACTTTCCCGACCCTGGCTTCCCAGTGATCCAGAAAGGGATTTCATTTTGTCCTCGCAGTAACCATTTAGGAAACTCCGCCTGATTGTGAAAAGTCCATTCGAATGTGTTCTTGTGGGCGACGGGGATTGCCTCATGCCGGTCAGGGAGCCCTCGAAACTTAAGTAGTGTAAGAATGGCTACGCAAAAGTCCGATTCCCTGTCCCCCTCTGTTCCATTATCAAGGGCAGCAGCAAAGTCTATGAGATCATGTTGGTTATGGGCATCCCAATCGTTGCGGTGAATGGCCAAAAGAAGCTCGGAGTACCACGGTTTGCCAGCATTCCATACCTGCTGAATCTGTGATAGGAATCGTAGGGCGCCGGGGTCTGTCTGCCTTGAGAAAACTTCAGAAAGCTGATTCCTGTCTAATTGTTAGGTCTCCTATTCCAACATGGGAACGGGTTTGGGTCACTTACCGGAGACAGATCAGCAGTGCCGTATTCAGCTGCTCTCTGATGTTACTGAGTTTAGTTGCAAGCGCGTTCGTTTCCCCCTGACCCAGAAGTTGGCCAAACGTTTGGCGCACTTGGTCCCATCGGTTAAGGGGCTGCTGTCGCTGGAGTTTCCCCAGCCGATCAAGGACACTCTCGCTGACTTTACGACACTCCAAACAAATTTCGTGAAGTAGCCTTTCCTCCCCACTCAGGGTCACGAAAGACGGGGGGAACACAAGCTGTTCCGTAAGGCTTAATAGCGTTCCCGCGACATCTTTGATATTCGCGTTGGTTAGCAGCAGGCCATCGGCGGCTTGAGAAGCATGGCTCGTTCCACGTATCAGTTGACCGGTGAACTGGGTAATCTGAATCACAGCGGTAGCTAGACCAAGGGCACTAAGAGGTTCCATTCTGTATGCGTTTCTTCCAGGCCGGGCTGAAtgttgggttggtggtaAATGGAGAACGGAAGAggtttattatttttatttaaaataaattCTTGCTTTTGCTGTTCTACAGCGACGGGCTTAACTCAATGGCCAGGTTTGTGCCTTGCTGAGCACAAGGCTGCGCAAGACTGGCCGCAGTATGTGCTGTGTATCGCGGAGGGCGTGTCATTGGCCGAGCAGCACTCGCACAGCCACTCGCAGCCTTTCGCGTACCAGTTGTACGCGCCTGTCTAGTTTGTATGTTTGGACGCAGACCTTTTGCCCCCAGGGGCTAGAGCAAATTAGGTCTAGCAAAGTTCTGCCAGCTTTGCTGAGTGAAAAGGCCACAGACTCTGTGCCAAAGGCCACGCACAACGTGCTCTTTTCTTATCGTCTCCCAGAAGCGGGCCCATACTGCTGCTATATGCACGATATGCTAGATCTAGCACTTCGGATATAACACTTCGTTACAACCCCAGATATAGGTGAATTGGACATGTCCTTTGTCTCTGCAAATGTTGTTACTGGAAGCAAGAATTAGTCATAAGGTAAGCTATGTATGTTTGGATCAACGGTTGGATTATATATTGTTTGCTGTATCTGGGCACTTGCGGCAAAGGTAGTTGCTCCTTGGAGGGAAACATTGCGACAACTCTAGACCATTATAAGGAAGCATCACTAATTGAATATAGAGGTTACAGATTCATACACTGCTTCGAGTATTAAGATCGTGAAAATGGTCTGCTGTGGGTCTCAATCTAGTCACGGGATCGATCTACATATGTCAAATTAAACCCTTAGCGCTTATTCATGTCAGCCTCAGTGGACTTGAGCCCCCTGTTTCATCTCTGAGATATTCTGAACATCACCTTGACCTTTCATAAATCAGCCAAAATGACGACTGAGACAAGCTTCCTTCCGTCGGTCCTCATCACCGGATGTAGTGCAGGTGGAATCGGCTCCGCATTGGCCGAAACATTCCACGAACGCGGACTACATGTTTTCGCGACGGCGCGATCGACATCTAAGATGGCCCACCTGGAGAAACTACCCAACATTACTCTCCTGGAACTAGACGTGACCGACCCAAAGAGCATTGAATCTGCCGTTGAGGTCGTGACCGCCAAGACAGGCGGCAAATTGAACTATTTGATCAACAACTCAGGTCAGAGTCTCGTCCTGCCAGCCTTGGATACGAGCATTGAAGATGCCAAGAGATTGTTCGATGTCAATTTGTGGGGCGTGGTTGCTGTCACGCAAGCCTTCTCGCCCTTGATCCTCGCAACCAAAGGAACAATCGTCAATGTGGCATCTCTTGCTGCCTTCTTCCGTTCCCCTTGGTTGAGTTCGTCTCTGCTTTATTCGCATTCTTGGATTTGATCTTGCTGATGCGGATAGGTTTCTATAACGCTTCCAAGGCAGCCGTGGATGCTTACACACACACTATCCGCCAGGAATTGGCCCCCTTTGGCGTTAAAGTCGTCACTGTAACTGCGGGGACAGTACAAACTAATATCTTCAGGCCTGTAGAGGAaatctctctccctcccgACTCCATATATAAAGCAGCCTCGAAACAGATGGTGGGTATTGCTAATGGAAAATTGATCCAAGGAGCTATGGCCCCGGCCGAATTTGCCAAAAgggttgcggatgatgtGCTCGGTGGAGCGACTGGTGTGATTTGGAGGGGAACGATGGCAACCATTGGAAGGATAATGTACACCATTCTTCCGACTTGGCTAATGGTAAGTTGGTGCCCTTTGTTCCGTGACTTGGGGTCGACTGTGCTTACCTCTGGATGTTTAGGATCGTTTGACATTCCCTGGTTCAGGTTTGGATAACTTGGGTTGAAGAGGCGCGTAAATGTCATGTTTTGGGGAATGTGTGgtttgatttttatttttacttttttatAATACAGAAGGTTGTGCTCTTAGAGTGACACAATAGTATAGACGTGAGACTCGAGCTACCTGCGAACAACTGAAAGATCATGTCCACTTTGAGGCCTGGCACGCGTTACCTGCGCATTCTTAGATGGAGACATCTACTCGAGGATAGAGGTAATGACACCACTGGCTACTGTCCTCCCACTCTCACGGATGGTGAAGCGCAGGCCTTCCTCCATGGCGGTTGGCGCGATCAATTTGACCGTGATAGACGGGCTATCACCTGGCACTATCATTACCATACCCTCCGGCAACATAATCGAGCCCGTCATCTCCGTCATGCGGATTAAGAACTGCGCCTGATAGTGATTGAAGAACGGCGTGTGGCGACCGCCCTCTTCCTTGCGCAGCACGTACATATGCGCCGTGAAATCCGTGCACATCCTGATCTGGGCCGGCTTGGCCAGCACATGACCGCGAATGACATCCTCAGGCCTGATAGCACGTAGCAAGACACCCACGGTCTCCCCTACCCGGCCTTGGTCCAAGGACTTGCGGAATATTTCCACGCCTTTGCACGTCGTCCGGACCACTGCGCCGAAGCCCACGATTTCAACATCGTCGCCGACCCGGATCATGCCGCGCTCCACTCTACCTGTGACTATTGTGCCGCGACCCGCGACTGAGAACACGTCCTCCACCGGCATCAAAAACGGGCGATCCACCGCAGGCACGGACACCGGGATGTACGCGTCCAAGGCCTCCACCAGGTGTACGATGGCGCGCTCACCCAGATCGCTCTCGTCCAACCCCCCTTCCAGCGCCTGTCTCGCCGAGTCCTTGATGATCGGCATGTTGTCGCCCTGGAAGCCGTGACTGTTGAGCAGGTCGCGCACTTCTAGCTCTACTAGCTCGAGCTGATCCGTGTCATCGACCATGTCACACTTGTTTATGAATGCGAGGATGTACGACACTCCCGCTTGCCGCGCTACCAGAATCTGCTCGCGTGTCTGTGGCATCAGGCCGTCCTCGGCCGACACGACCAGGATCACGCCGTCCATCTGCGCTGCGCCGCTGAGCATGTTTTTGGTGTATTCGGCTTGATCAGCCCAGTCAATGTGTCTATATCGGCGAGCCTTGGTCTCGTACTCGACATGGGCTATCTCCTTGAGCGTGTTGTCGGTCTGGTCGTCGGCCATGCAGGTGGTGCCGAATTTGGCGGTGATGGCAGCCGTCAGGGTTGTCTTGCCATGATCAGTATGACCAATTGTACCAACGTTGATAAGGGGCTTGCCAGGGGAGGGCATCTCAGCAATATATGGTTGAATATGTAGAGCGGTCATGTGTTTATATTCATCTAAGGCTaggggagggaagagggagCCACAGTAGAGATGGGCAAGTGTCGATCCCCCACCAACTAGCCTACAAGCAGTTTAGCGTTGCGAGATTGTTTATAGGGTTGTATCAAAATATCCTAGGAAGCCATTTTTGGCGTTAAATACCTCGCCTACTTTATTGCGTTCGTCTCCTACAATCCAGATAGGTGGTTGCGCTAGAAATTGCCATTGTCCCGACTCTCGACTCAGTTCGCCATGTTCAACCCAAACCAACGGTCCAGGAATTCGGTCATATACTTGTACTTGTGTCAAACTTGATCAGGATTGTTCTCGTTGCCCAGAATTATACTGCTAATTATTGGTGAGCCCTCAGAATATACCCATGCGGTCTACCAGGACTAGCTCTAGTTGCATCAGGCGTGATCCCTCTTCGTAAACACCAGTTCCAGCGACGGCGCCACCAGCGTAAAAGTGTCCATCTGTCCCTCACAAAAGGCTTTGGCCGATTGTCCTGGTGCTAAAGCAATATAATAATCACGGAGTATCACGGTGATGACACGCCGCAGTTCCATCAAAGCGAGGCGTTTCCCAACACATGCGTAGGGTCCTTGTCGAACGTTAACAGGGGGATTTATGTGAACTGGGAAGGGTAATGAGAATTACCTGAgctgaatggaaaaaagcAGAGCGATCCTTTACAAGCTCCAGACGAGTTGTTCATCGTTCGGGAATGAATTCATCTGGGTGCTCGAATACGCGGTTGTCTATTGTCGGGGTGGGAACGAATTAATATTGTTCAGGTATACCATTACGAGGGTATTTTATTTCAATCACTAACCGCGATACACAGTGTACATCTGGACCTGTACAACAACGTTCCCAGGAATAAACTTATCGCCAATCTGCAGGCCAGCCAGTCAGATTCTAGATCTGGGAGTGCGTCTAGGCGAGATTGAAGCTCTCTAGTGATCGATGGAATACAAGCTAGATGGCAGAACACGTTGATGAGTGTCGAAGCTACCGTGTCACTAATTTGCTTTAGCCATTCGGCCGATAAATAAAGCCTTCAATTTGGCCATATGTCTTTGAAACATGGTTGGCGTGGCGCTACATACCTTCCTGCCACGACTATAAGATGAGCATCTCGGTGTAGATTAAGAGTGGCTTAGTACGACTGTGGTCCCTGGCGATAAGCGTTGAGGATCCGAGAAAAGACGTCGGGTCGTTCGGGTTCACACTGTCGTAGGACAGTCAGTACACGTAGCAAATGGAGTTCGTCATTGACAAGCTCTACCTTTGCCCTCTCCGAGATCTGGTCAGCCACCCATTTCCAAAAACGGCGAAAGTTGCTGTTCAATAATGGGAGTCTCTTTCTAAACGGGAAAAGCTAAGCCAAGTGACTGAAATAAGCAATTCTACCCATGTCTGTGCGGATGGTTTCCAGGACGTAGGattccttgccattgaccAGCATGTTAGATGATTTCCCGAAGGAAAGATCGATCATGTCGTCGAAGGAAAAATATGTGAACTACTGGGTGATATTTCTCGGCTTCCCGGCATTTTTATGAATTACTTGGAAAAGCTGATCGACGTATTTTGATACTCTGGGCTCGTAATCGTCGAGTGCTGTGCGCAGGGAAGGAAACGGCCCTTCAAATTGCCACAAACAATACCTCTCGTTTGCATAACCAACTGATGGAGCGTGTATCGGAGAGACGTGCAAAAATCCAGCAGAGGGTTATTGGGAAGCTTGATTATGCGTCCGAGTCTAGCTTTGCAGACATACAATTGCTGTTTACAGAGACACATTTAAAGTGGTACACATC encodes:
- a CDS encoding O-methyltransferase (predicted protein); this encodes MAVSRELAEVQRLVAAEAAGDKNAHGELLRAIRQLQLAVETPVETTSRFNFQIMQNISIRVAIEKQFLHIIAARDGAPITASEIASKTGENLLLIVRVMRVLTAIGLCDEVGNETYAANEKTHFKILPGSIAAEKHQYGGRLVEYMRGPGIQQFVDEPGAITLFKYAHGTDVIFGLLEKNPEQKQAFDDYMASRRVANLPQWFEIYPAVEKFSDAHQDPNATLMVDVGGGPGQELIRFKERHPDIPGRLVLQDLPLTLQRIEKLPDGIEPMEYDFFTPQPVKGARAYFLRDVLHNWSDAKSTQILSRIVEAMDPEYSTLLIDDYVLPDTGAELRAAEMDILMWLHTAGLERTVSQWESLFRTVGLELVKIWHSVRGNESVLETRVQRK
- a CDS encoding uncharacterized protein (predicted protein), coding for MEPLSALGLATAVIQITQFTGQLIRGTSHASQAADGLLLTNANIKDVAGTLLSLTEQLVFPPSFVTLSGEERLLHEICLECRKVSESVLDRLGKLQRQQPLNRWDQVRQTFGQLLGQGETNALATKLSNIREQLNTALLICLRNQLSEVFSRQTDPGALRFLSQIQQVWNAGKPWYSELLLAIHRNDWDAHNQHDLIDFAAALDNGTEGDRESDFCVAILTLLKFRGLPDRHEAIPVAHKNTFEWTFHNQAEFPKWLLRGQNEIPFWITGKPGSGKSTLMKFLYNEPRTRGYLKRWAGSQPLIMGGFFFWNSGTVNQMSQRGLLQSLLFQVLHEHRQYIRQVFSERWQRYNHLRRGLHDWTIAELQQALEMIISEELFRFAFFLDGLDEFDGNPQVLVEFVGRIAEKDNVKLCVASRPWNLFQDAFEQSPSLRLEQLTYGDIRLYVSERCRQNRRFVNLLQREPDRARDLETAVVDKASGVFLWVYLVVGSLLAGIQNGDSIADLRKRLAALPSDLEQLFEKLLNTVDAFYFESLCHLMQLVRHAYQPLNLLTFYYTDEAVENALTDPIRPLGPDQVIDFHEEARRRLNSRSKGLLEAPSSPKGTIQYLHRTAKDFLHSPKVWVRITAGSNARFDANYTLASAYLRHLKTLKSSRMGTEEFWIPAIGCLEHSVRAMLQSATGEQHNQVLLLMELDRSSRAIWTATTPGDQCALNGRVPRRAERWPCTLGIDYTFDALCVRLKILPFVRYQLEQNHPGQAAYVALLLAALGCTPLPPHFAAAHTLLEVRTQDPDTVALILSSCPNPDWIRDILCEFKKNCNNKELQAVVSAYLRNTPKVDSRLGPKAWVQGFTKKRGMM
- a CDS encoding SDR family oxidoreductase (1-Acyl dihydroxyacetone phosphate reductase and related dehydrogenases) — translated: MTTETSFLPSVLITGCSAGGIGSALAETFHERGLHVFATARSTSKMAHLEKLPNITLLELDVTDPKSIESAVEVVTAKTGGKLNYLINNSGQSLVLPALDTSIEDAKRLFDVNLWGVVAVTQAFSPLILATKGTIVNVASLAAFFRSPWLSFYNASKAAVDAYTHTIRQELAPFGVKVVTVTAGTVQTNIFRPVEEISLPPDSIYKAASKQMVGIANGKLIQGAMAPAEFAKRVADDVLGGATGVIWRGTMATIGRIMYTILPTWLMVSWCPLFRDLGSTVLTSGCLGSFDIPWFRFG
- a CDS encoding uncharacterized protein (GTPases - translation elongation factors) produces the protein MPSPGKPLINVGTIGHTDHGKTTLTAAITAKFGTTCMADDQTDNTLKEIAHVEYETKARRYRHIDWADQAEYTKNMLSGAAQMDGVILVVSAEDGLMPQTREQILVARQAGVSYILAFINKCDMVDDTDQLELVELEVRDLLNSHGFQGDNMPIIKDSARQALEGGLDESDLGERAIVHLVEALDAYIPVSVPAVDRPFLMPVEDVFSVAGRGTIVTGRVERGMIRVGDDVEIVGFGAVVRTTCKGVEIFRKSLDQGRVGETVGVLLRAIRPEDVIRGHVLAKPAQIRMCTDFTAHMYVLRKEEGGRHTPFFNHYQAQFLIRMTEMTGSIMLPEGMVMIVPGDSPSITVKLIAPTAMEEGLRFTIRESGRTVASGVITSILE